Proteins encoded by one window of Homoserinimonas aerilata:
- a CDS encoding sugar ABC transporter substrate-binding protein: MKTTALRGAPRAPWRIIALAAAALLLAGCTAGAPTDPSESGTAGISTEVQAAVDAAYAGTSGPLPETPTVISPDHNVWVVSAFQQISGLAKIASEVEKGADVLGWKSSVCDGQNDPNVWATCVRQATAAGADTIILAGVDCAPVAQAVTEAKEAGVVIAGISAFDCDDPTQGGSASLFDVEPSYSEDFATTADFFTRLGELRADYIISTTNGNAKVLHVAFQGVSIGDYLAKGFVDQLASCSGCEIVETVAVGPADVPNLRQMFETGLLKSAKANVIVADLDFMLALGVQPALEAAGISSDTVVLGGECTVDTIAFMRSGGGANSCIGFSNGRTAWSLLDGINRFRNGDAPAVSTIGWQLMDATNPEVWPAEGEPFEGPIDYSKGYSALWTAAG, from the coding sequence ATGAAGACAACTGCTCTTCGTGGGGCGCCCCGCGCCCCGTGGCGGATCATCGCGCTTGCCGCAGCGGCCCTTCTGCTGGCCGGATGTACGGCGGGCGCCCCGACTGACCCGTCAGAGTCCGGCACCGCCGGGATCTCCACCGAGGTTCAGGCAGCCGTGGATGCCGCGTATGCCGGAACATCCGGCCCCCTTCCCGAAACGCCCACGGTGATCTCGCCCGATCACAATGTGTGGGTCGTGTCGGCCTTCCAGCAGATCAGCGGGCTGGCAAAGATCGCATCCGAGGTTGAGAAGGGGGCGGATGTTCTCGGCTGGAAGTCGTCAGTGTGCGACGGCCAGAATGACCCGAACGTGTGGGCGACGTGTGTACGCCAGGCGACTGCAGCAGGCGCAGACACGATCATCCTCGCCGGGGTCGACTGCGCGCCTGTCGCCCAGGCTGTGACCGAGGCCAAAGAAGCCGGCGTCGTGATCGCGGGAATCTCGGCATTCGACTGCGACGACCCGACTCAGGGAGGTTCGGCGTCGCTGTTCGATGTTGAGCCCAGCTATAGCGAGGATTTCGCCACAACCGCTGATTTCTTCACCCGCCTGGGTGAGCTTCGGGCCGACTACATCATCTCGACGACGAACGGTAACGCCAAGGTTCTCCATGTGGCGTTCCAAGGCGTTTCGATCGGGGACTACCTGGCGAAGGGCTTCGTCGATCAGCTTGCGAGCTGCTCCGGATGCGAGATTGTCGAGACCGTGGCCGTCGGGCCGGCCGACGTGCCGAACCTCCGACAGATGTTCGAGACCGGGCTGCTCAAGTCGGCGAAGGCCAACGTGATTGTCGCGGATCTCGACTTCATGCTCGCCCTCGGTGTGCAGCCTGCCCTCGAAGCGGCCGGAATCAGCAGTGACACCGTTGTTCTCGGCGGAGAGTGCACCGTCGACACCATTGCGTTCATGCGCTCGGGTGGAGGCGCGAACTCGTGCATCGGCTTCTCGAACGGCCGCACCGCGTGGTCTCTCCTCGACGGGATCAACCGGTTCCGCAATGGAGACGCCCCTGCGGTGTCGACGATTGGTTGGCAGCTCATGGATGCCACCAATCCCGAGGTCTGGCCGGCTGAGGGTGAGCCCTTTGAGGGCCCCATCGACTACAGCAAGGGCTACTCGGCCCTGTGGACTGCAGCGGGCTGA